The proteins below are encoded in one region of Thermococcus peptonophilus:
- a CDS encoding OsmC family protein, producing MVDIDFNAAAELFAATSTWVGDGRTKTKLGKIELEVDNPLSVLPTNSEEMITWPEQLLPAALAACFITTMTTVSEKMRINLKSLQVTAKPLLARDNDGGFKFDKIFITIELSIPREDRPKVERLVDLTHRYCLISKAIKGNVEEIIETKVHDV from the coding sequence ATGGTCGATATAGACTTTAATGCCGCAGCCGAACTGTTCGCCGCAACCTCAACGTGGGTCGGGGACGGCAGAACAAAAACAAAACTGGGCAAAATTGAACTTGAGGTGGATAATCCGCTATCAGTTCTTCCAACGAACTCCGAAGAGATGATAACTTGGCCGGAGCAGTTATTACCGGCGGCCTTAGCCGCGTGCTTTATAACTACAATGACAACAGTAAGTGAGAAGATGAGGATTAATCTCAAATCACTTCAAGTCACCGCCAAACCCCTTCTCGCTAGGGATAACGATGGAGGATTTAAGTTCGACAAGATTTTCATCACGATTGAACTTTCCATCCCACGGGAGGACCGGCCTAAGGTCGAAAGACTTGTAGACCTGACCCACAGGTACTGTCTCATAAGCAAGGCAATAAAAGGCAACGTGGAGGAGATCATAGAAACGAAGGTCCATGATGTTTAA